Part of the Clostridia bacterium genome is shown below.
CGCCTAGACGCCCTTTACGCCCAGTCATTCCGGACAACGCTCGCCCCCTACGTATTACCGCGGCTGCTGGCACGTAGTTAGCCGGGGCTTCCTCTTGAGGTACCGTCACCCCCAGGGCATTGCCTCCCCGGGTCTTCGTCCCTCAAGACAGAGCTTTACAACCCGAAGGCCTTCATCGCTCACGCGGCGTCGCTGGATCAGGGTTTCCCCCATTGTCCAAGATTCCCGACTGCTGCCTCCCGTAGGAGTCTGGGCCGTGTCTCAGTCCCAGTGTGGCCGGCCACCCTCTCAGGCCGGCTAGCCATCGTCGCCTTGGTGGGCCATTACCCCACCAACTAGCTAATGGCCCGCGGGCCCATCCGCCAACGAAGGCTTGCGCCTCCTTTACATCCTGCGGCCGCAGCCGCCGATGCCCATCCGGTATTAGCCACGGTTTCCCGTGGTTATCCCCGATTGGCGGGTAGGTTACCCACGTGTTACTCACCCGTCCGCCGCTAGGTCCGCCAGTGAGCAAGCTCACCGGCAAACCCCGCTCGACTTGCATGTCTTAGGCGCGCCGCCAGCGTTCGTCCTGAGCCAGGATCAAACTCTCCGTCAGATTCCCAAAGAGCCTGTCCGGCTCCCATGACTTCCATCTCTCCCGATGCCCATCGGCCTTCGCCGAACCGGCACCGGTTCAAGGGCCGCCTCGCTCTCTCACGCTGTTCAGTTTTCAAGGATCGGGCGCCGCGCTGAAAGCGCCGCGCGATTCATGATTCTATACGCCGCCGCCATGCGCGGTCAACAGTGAAGTTGAACCAACGACGTTCTTGCGGCGTTTGCGCGTCGCCGGGTCGCGACCGGATCGGCCGGTCGCCGCGACGCAGCTATGAATGTAGCACGGTTCGACAGGGCGTGACAATCGTCAACGCGTGGCGACAGCGTCAACGAATGCGCGCGCTCGCCAAACGAACCAGCGCGCGTCAACCGATCCAGACGAGGATGCGGCCGCCGGTCTCGCGCACGGCGAGCTCGGGGAGCGGGCGCAGGGGCACCCGGTAAAGGCCGTCGACCGGTTGCCCGTTCAGGTCAAACGCGGCGCCGTGACAAGGGCAGCGCAGCAGGTCCGCGGACGGGTCCGCGTGCAGCGGGCAGGGCATGTGCGTGCAGGTCGCGGACAGCGCGCGAATGCGCGTGTCTTTTCGAATCAAAAAGACGCCGGTGCCGGCGACCTCTCGGTAGACGACGGCACCCTCCCGGACGTCTTCCGACTTCGCCGCTTCCACCCACTCGCCGCGAGAGCCGCGCACGTTGAGCCAGCGCCCCAGCCCCGTCCCCGCCAGGATGGCCGCGACGACGCCCGCCGCCATCCAACGCAGCGCCTGGCGGCGAGAGATGCCGACACGCGGCGCGCGGCTGGACTCGGCGCTCGAGCCCGGCGCGACGCGGGCGTCTGCGCCGCGCCGCGCGAGCGCCGCCTCGACGCGCCGCCGCAGCGCCTCCGAGGGTTCCGGCACCGAGGGGCGGGCGGCGCGCAGCTCAGTCATGACGCGAAGCAGCGCCGCCTCGCGGGGCGATCGCGGCGCGTAACGCGGACGGCGCTCCGCCAGCAGATCTTCCGCGACCGCCTCGACCCAGTCCCGCTCCTCCCGCGACGAGTCCATTCTTCCGCGTCGATCGGTCATGTCGGGTCGCTCTCTTCCTCGATGCCGGCTGCTGCCCGCAACGCACGGTGCTGGAGGACCTTGACGTACGTTTCGCTGATCCCCATGCGCGCCGCCGTTTCCTGTACCGAGAGCCCTTCGAGGAAACGCAGCTCCAGGACGGTTCGCTGCTTCTCCGGCAACCGGAGCAGCAGCCTCTCCACGCGGCGCTTCGCCGCCCGTTCCATCGACGCGTCGTCGTCGAAGGCCATGGGCACGACATTGTCCAACTCGTGCGAGGACAGCGGCGGCTGGCGGTACACGGTTCGCCAGTATTCGTTCACCGCGCTGCGCGCGGCCCGCCAGAGCCAGGAGCGGACCTCGGCCGCCGGAGCGTCCGCGCGCAGCCAGCGCACGGCCCGAACGAACACGTCGGCGCAGATGTCTTCGGCGTCGGCCGCGTTGCCCACCTGCCGGTACACGAAGCGGTACAGGGGACGGAGCATCCGCCGGTAGACGTCCTCAAGCGCCGAAGCTCGCTCCTGCGGCGCATCCGTCACGCCGTACCGCTCCTTTGCCACCTATTGAACCGTGATGACGCCCTGCATGCCCAGGTCGCGATGGTGACCGACCGGGCACCAGATTTCGTACTTTCCGGGTTTCAGGTCGACGGTCAGGGTGTCCGTGTCGCCCGGGCCAAGGGACTTGGTCTTCACGTCGATTCCGTCGCCCTTGATTTCGAACGCGTGCGTCGCCCCGCCTTCGTTCTTGATCGCGAAGGTCACGCGTCCCGCGGGAACCGTGACGGTCCCGTCGTGATCCACCTCCGTTCCGCCGATCTCGATCTTGAATTCGTACAGATCGACGTCCACCGTCTGCGGCCCTGCGGTCTCCGAGGCGGTGGCGCCCGCCGGCTCTGACGTGGAACCGCCTTGCGACGGCGAGGTCCCTGTCGCTTCCGAGGAATTCGAGGATGTCGCGCCTCCCTCCGACGTACCCGCCGGCGCACCGCCGGAACCGCCGGACGTGCCGCCCGACCCGTAGCCTCCGTATTCCGGGCCATACCCCATGCCGCCCGACGACGAGCCGGCCGTTCCCGAACCGCCCGCATTGCCCGCCGTTTGCGGGGCCGCGGGCGATCCGCAGCCGACGGCCGCGATCAGCGCCAGGCCGACAAGGCCGGCCAGCCATGCCTTCCCGTTCAACCCCATCGCCTCCTCGACCGCGCGTCGTCGCGCGGCTTCGCCGAGGAATACGGAGCACGGTTACACGTGCCGGGTCGAACGCGGCGGGGGCGTCGATGCGGCCGCAACTTGCCACAAAAAAACCCGGGCCGCAGTCCGGGTCAAATCTGGTACCGGTACGGGGAGTCGAACCCCGGTTTCCGCCGTGAGAGGGCGGCGTCCTAGGCCACTAGACGATACCGGCGCATCACAAAGGTCGGATATGCATTTGGCTGGGGAGCCTGGATTCGAACCAGGATTCCACGGTCCAGAGCCGTGTGTCCTACCGTTGGACGACTCCCCATCGAATGCGCGCGATCGTTTCAGCGCGCGGCAACGTGTATTCTAGCAGACAACTCGAAGGTCGGCAACGGTTTACGCGCTCGCGACCTGCGCTCGCACGTACTCTTCCGCGCGCGCGAGACGCCGGGCCGCCTCCTCGCGCGGCACGAGCTCCAGCAGGTGGAACAGGCTCGGGCCGACGGTGCGGCCCGTCACGGCCAGCCGCGTGGGGTGGATGAGCGCGGCCGGCTTGATGCCAAGGCGTTCAGCTTCCGAGCGGTACGCCGCCTCGATGGCGTCCGCCGTCCACGCGCCGACCGTCTCCGCGATGCGCCGGCAGGCCGCCAGGCGGTCGGCGGCGTCCGGACCGGTGAAATGCTTGCGCACGCCCGCTTCGTCATACGCCTCGGGCGCACGGTACAGGAACGCGATGGCGTCCGGGATCTCCGCCAGCGTCCGCACGCGCTCGATCACCAGCGCCACGGCCGCTTCCAGCTTCGCGTCGACGTCGCCATCGTTAGGAACGAGTCCCGCCTTCCTGAGCCAGGGCAGCGCACGGCGCGCGACTTCGGCCGGAGACAGCCGGCGCAGGTGCTGGGCGTTGATCCATTCCATCTTTTGCACGTCGTAGATGGCCGCCGTCCGGCTGACGCGCTCGAGCGAAAATTCCCGGATCAGCTCGTCCATCGTGAAGATTTCACGGTCGTCGCCGGGAGACCAGCCGAGAAGCGCCACGTAATTCACGATCGCCTCGGGCAGGTAGCCCTTGTCGCGGAACTCCTCGACCGACACGGCGCCGTGGCGCTTGCTGAGCTTGGACCGGTCCGGTGCCAGCACCATGGGCACGTGGGCGTAGACGGGCAGCGGCTCCCCGAGCGCCCGGTAGACGTGAATCTGCTTCGGCGTGTTGGACAGGTGCTCTTCCGCACGGATCACGTGCGTGATGCGCATGTCGATGTCGTCGACGACGGACGCGAAGTTGTACGTCGCCATGCCGTCGCTGCGAAGGATGATGAAGTCGTCGAGCGTGGCGTTGTCGAACGTGACCTCGCCGTAGACCTCGTCGCGCACGACGGTGACGCCCTCTTCGGGGACGCGGAGGCGGACGGCGGGCCGGCGGCCCTCCGCTTCGAACGCGCGGACCTCGGCCTCGCTGAGGTTACGGCAGCGGCCGTCGTAACGCGGCGCGCGGCCGGCCTTCACCGCGGCCTCTCGCCGTTCCGCCAGTTCCTCCGGCGTGCAATAGCAGCGATAGGCCTTGCCTTCCGCGATCAGCCGCTCCGCGATCTCCCGATGGCGCGCGGTGCGCTGGGCCTGGAAGTACGGGCCGTAGGGGCCGCCCTTCTTCGGGCCTTCATCGTATTCGATGCCGAGCCAGAGCAGCGTTTCCGCCATCCGGTCGGCAAGCTCTTCCTTCGAGCGGCTGAGGTCGGTGTCTTCGATGCGCAACACCAGCGTGCCGCCCGTGGACCTCGCGAACAGGAAGTTGAAGAGCACCGTGCGGGCGCTGCCGATGTGCAAGTAGCCGGTGGGACTTGGAGCGAATCGGACACGCGGCGCCATGACGTCACCCCGATGCAGTATACAACAGGAAGCCAGGACGCCAGGCAGGACGAGGACAGGTCAGCGCAACAGGGCCTGCAGCCCGTAGAGGAGAAGGATGCCCGGCGCGCCGAGCGCGCCGACGGCCAGCGCCGTCCACGGGTTCACCCCGACGTGCCAGCCGAAGAGGCTCGCAGGATATTGCAGGAGCCACAGCGCCACGGCGCCGGCGGCGCTGCGGACGATCCAGAGCCCGAGCCAGCGCAGCGGCCCCGACAGCAGGACGGCCAGCCCCGCGGCCAACGCCACGCCCGCCACAGCCACGGCGGTCCAGAACGCCACCGCGCTCATCGCTGCCGCGCCTCCCGCGGACAGCCTATGCGCCGGCCGGCCCGTTTAGACGGGGCGGCCGAGTCCGGCGTGCCGGGCTGCCCCGCCCTCCGCCTCGCGGTGCGGCGCGAAGGGCGACGCGACGCGCTCTTCCCGGGCCTTGCGCAGGAGATACACGTAGCGCCGCTCGGCGGCCGTCATCCAGTGGATGGCCTGGTCGATGAGCTCCGGCTCCCCGACGTTCTGGAAATACAGCTGTGCGGCCTGCCACTCCCGGCGCGCCTGGTCGACTTCGTCGACGACAGTGGAGATCGGATCCGTCGCCGCGGCCGGCTTCGCGCGCGCGCGCGCACCGATCCGCCCGGCGACCTGCGCGGCCCAGGCCCGCACGCGATGCGCCGCGCCTTCGCCCCACGCGAGGGCGGACCGGGCGGCCTCGGCGGCCATGGTCCGGGCTCGGTGCACAAGCGGCGCCGCGCCAGTGACAACCTTCATCCGTCATCCCTCCCGAGCCCTTGCCGCAAGCCCTCTCGGGCCGAACGGCAACTCGTGGCTCGGTTGGGAGTATGGCCCGGACCCGCCGCCGTTAAACGCGGAACCGTGGGCCGCCGCCGGGTGGGATGCCTTGGGCGGCGCCGATGATGGACTCAGATTTCGCGGCGGCCCTCGAGGGCGCGCGCGATGGTCAACTCGTCCGCGTAGTCGAGGTCGCCGCCTTCCGGCAGGCCGCGGGCGATGCGCGTGACCCGAATGCCCATGGGGCGGACCAGTTTGGCGAGGTAGAGCGCGGTGGCCTCGCCCTCGACGTCCGGATCGGTCGCGATGATCAGCTCCTGCACCGCGCCGCCCTCGACCCGGCGGAGCAGCTCGCGGATGGTCAGATCCTCCGGGCCGATCCCTTCGAGCGGAGAGATCGCCCCGTGCAGCACGTGGTACCGGCCGCGGTACTGGCGCACCTTTTCGAGCGCGACGACATCCTTCGGGCTTTCCACGACGCACAGCAGCGACGGGTCGCGGCGAGGATCGCTGCAGATCTGGCAGATCTCCTGGTCTGTCAGGTCGGCGCAGACGGCGCAACGGCGC
Proteins encoded:
- a CDS encoding Rieske 2Fe-2S domain-containing protein, yielding MTDRRGRMDSSREERDWVEAVAEDLLAERRPRYAPRSPREAALLRVMTELRAARPSVPEPSEALRRRVEAALARRGADARVAPGSSAESSRAPRVGISRRQALRWMAAGVVAAILAGTGLGRWLNVRGSRGEWVEAAKSEDVREGAVVYREVAGTGVFLIRKDTRIRALSATCTHMPCPLHADPSADLLRCPCHGAAFDLNGQPVDGLYRVPLRPLPELAVRETGGRILVWIG
- a CDS encoding glutamate--tRNA ligase, which codes for MAPRVRFAPSPTGYLHIGSARTVLFNFLFARSTGGTLVLRIEDTDLSRSKEELADRMAETLLWLGIEYDEGPKKGGPYGPYFQAQRTARHREIAERLIAEGKAYRCYCTPEELAERREAAVKAGRAPRYDGRCRNLSEAEVRAFEAEGRRPAVRLRVPEEGVTVVRDEVYGEVTFDNATLDDFIILRSDGMATYNFASVVDDIDMRITHVIRAEEHLSNTPKQIHVYRALGEPLPVYAHVPMVLAPDRSKLSKRHGAVSVEEFRDKGYLPEAIVNYVALLGWSPGDDREIFTMDELIREFSLERVSRTAAIYDVQKMEWINAQHLRRLSPAEVARRALPWLRKAGLVPNDGDVDAKLEAAVALVIERVRTLAEIPDAIAFLYRAPEAYDEAGVRKHFTGPDAADRLAACRRIAETVGAWTADAIEAAYRSEAERLGIKPAALIHPTRLAVTGRTVGPSLFHLLELVPREEAARRLARAEEYVRAQVASA
- a CDS encoding RNA polymerase sigma factor, whose amino-acid sequence is MTDAPQERASALEDVYRRMLRPLYRFVYRQVGNAADAEDICADVFVRAVRWLRADAPAAEVRSWLWRAARSAVNEYWRTVYRQPPLSSHELDNVVPMAFDDDASMERAAKRRVERLLLRLPEKQRTVLELRFLEGLSVQETAARMGISETYVKVLQHRALRAAAGIEEESDPT
- a CDS encoding YaaL family protein — translated: MAAEAARSALAWGEGAAHRVRAWAAQVAGRIGARARAKPAAATDPISTVVDEVDQARREWQAAQLYFQNVGEPELIDQAIHWMTAAERRYVYLLRKAREERVASPFAPHREAEGGAARHAGLGRPV
- a CDS encoding pro-sigmaK processing inhibitor BofA family protein, which gives rise to MSAVAFWTAVAVAGVALAAGLAVLLSGPLRWLGLWIVRSAAGAVALWLLQYPASLFGWHVGVNPWTALAVGALGAPGILLLYGLQALLR
- the recR gene encoding recombination protein RecR, with protein sequence MPFVGPIATLIEELNRLPGIGPKSAQRLALHLLHRPVDEVRRLAQALVVAREQVRRCAVCADLTDQEICQICSDPRRDPSLLCVVESPKDVVALEKVRQYRGRYHVLHGAISPLEGIGPEDLTIRELLRRVEGGAVQELIIATDPDVEGEATALYLAKLVRPMGIRVTRIARGLPEGGDLDYADELTIARALEGRREI
- a CDS encoding cupredoxin domain-containing protein, with the translated sequence MNGKAWLAGLVGLALIAAVGCGSPAAPQTAGNAGGSGTAGSSSGGMGYGPEYGGYGSGGTSGGSGGAPAGTSEGGATSSNSSEATGTSPSQGGSTSEPAGATASETAGPQTVDVDLYEFKIEIGGTEVDHDGTVTVPAGRVTFAIKNEGGATHAFEIKGDGIDVKTKSLGPGDTDTLTVDLKPGKYEIWCPVGHHRDLGMQGVITVQ